One genomic window of Prochlorococcus marinus CUG1416 includes the following:
- a CDS encoding phage holin family protein codes for MEKPKNKNFANTASRISAIASSVMDLHVRIALQEVDREKRRLISGGIFLAIGSILLLLVLICIHIIFYLFLTNYNNWNTEYNLLLIIFIDLCLAGLSLKLGGKLAKGPYLPQTLEGLGKTTKAVLGKK; via the coding sequence ATGGAAAAACCAAAAAATAAAAACTTTGCAAATACAGCTTCAAGAATTTCAGCTATCGCAAGTTCAGTTATGGATTTGCATGTAAGAATAGCTCTTCAAGAAGTAGATAGAGAAAAGAGAAGATTAATTAGTGGTGGAATATTTTTGGCAATTGGAAGCATATTATTGTTATTAGTTCTAATTTGCATCCATATTATTTTTTATCTTTTTCTTACAAACTATAATAATTGGAATACTGAATATAATTTATTACTCATAATATTTATCGATTTATGTCTTGCAGGCTTAAGTTTGAAACTTGGAGGAAAATTAGCCAAAGGACCTTATCTTCCTCAAACTTTGGAGGGTTTGGGCAAGACAACAAAAGCCGTTTTAGGCAAAAAATAA
- a CDS encoding MTH1187 family thiamine-binding protein, producing the protein MFVSIDLCLVPIGVGTSLSPYIKECIEVIKNEGLNYELGANGTAIEGDWDKVFECVKKCHKTIHSKGAPRIYTTMKVNTRTDKEQKFSDKVKSVLEN; encoded by the coding sequence ATGTTTGTAAGTATTGACTTATGTTTAGTCCCTATTGGAGTTGGAACTTCCCTATCTCCTTATATAAAAGAGTGTATTGAAGTTATTAAAAATGAAGGACTTAACTATGAATTGGGAGCGAATGGAACTGCAATAGAGGGAGATTGGGATAAAGTATTTGAATGTGTTAAAAAGTGCCATAAAACAATTCATTCAAAAGGTGCTCCAAGAATTTATACAACGATGAAAGTAAATACAAGAACTGATAAAGAACAAAAATTCTCAGATAAAGTAAAAAGTGTATTAGAGAATTAA
- the smc gene encoding chromosome segregation protein SMC yields the protein MRLVHINQVEFENFKSFGGSVKIPLEEGFTVVTGPNGSGKSNILDGILFCLGLANSRGMRAERLPDLINNSKVKEGKSSETFVSVIFNIQDWSPREDLPPLELEEEEIALHKGQKEWVVSRKLRLMPGGSYASTYTSDGKQCTLQQIQRILREISVDPEGSNVVMQGDVTRIVSMNNKERRNLIDELAGVALFDTRIEQTNAKLNDVFEKQERCEILENELQSSKNKLEKECEKAKRYKELKAKLLQIRELEKVLIFDKQVKHVESIQNKETEIEKNKILFNKQKKSINEEISVLEGALKILVAELKEKGEDTLIKVNSDIGSINSSLRELDRISSLNKEEGIKLQKQRDEIEISKRNIESEKIKQENFDDNFLNKLNLQIDDLTLKQKLSRKKLSDAAGESGEFSKQSIKLNAELESIQNIINPLEVKKRKVEEETIQNNIQKDEISSQIDNLALEKQKLLERNQRKKDTYDIKNNNLASNSSEINSLKNEIDLLNKTKLRLSNEQLRLEKDLSRFESRKEALNESRGSYALRILLESGLEGIHGYVAQLGEVSEKNRYALEIAAGNRLGQIVVDNDHIAAKAIEILKKKKAGRLTFLPLNRIKSQKKNYAISRFDNNREPGFIDKAINLITFDAVYSDVFRYVFGETLVFSDLASARLSKQKIRLVTLGGEVLEASGAITGGSKLNKDLVYRFGINNDIDDSRPIKERLFVIEEALKESNNDLSIKTNRLSQLNSNRSQIIEGCASFNKEIEVNKNSLDVVMQRIDDSKSRLNKLDSANNFLVEELDRLRNKLKPYQDKFDQLQILLKENYEKNQKSSLIALNNEFNNFDTKLELLMKERDTLLDKKNQFALNKERINNSLKITLLQEKNLQGSITELATAHSAWIKKRDKFKKELLVLDNQKNSLEKDLGLLRRKRDELNSSISNKRQEYNNYLLKLEYLERDMDSLKEEMRSEKIKLENYKKDLPNPSPEFGEYEGKSLESLQSEISIINAKLQSLEPVNMLALDELEELIERLNGLREKLEILSNERSELLLRIETVSTMRQEAFMQAFVEVDKHFKEIFANLSDGDGFLQLENPNSPLEGGLTLVAHPKGKNVRRLASMSGGEKSLTALSFLFALQKYKPSPFYALDEVDSFLDGINVERLSKLISNQSSNAQFIVVSHRRPMISASERTIGVAQARGANTQVIGLPNAA from the coding sequence TTGAGATTGGTACATATCAATCAGGTCGAGTTTGAAAATTTTAAGTCTTTTGGGGGAAGTGTAAAAATTCCTCTTGAAGAAGGATTCACAGTGGTTACTGGGCCAAACGGGTCTGGTAAAAGTAATATTTTAGATGGAATTTTATTTTGTTTAGGCTTGGCTAATAGTAGAGGGATGAGAGCAGAAAGATTACCAGATCTAATAAATAACTCCAAAGTTAAAGAGGGTAAATCATCCGAAACATTTGTATCTGTAATATTTAATATTCAAGATTGGTCTCCCAGAGAGGACCTTCCGCCCTTGGAATTAGAAGAAGAAGAAATTGCTCTTCATAAGGGTCAAAAAGAATGGGTAGTTTCTAGAAAGTTAAGGCTTATGCCGGGTGGGTCTTATGCTTCGACTTATACCTCTGATGGAAAACAATGTACCTTGCAACAAATACAGAGAATATTAAGGGAGATTAGTGTTGATCCTGAGGGCAGCAATGTTGTTATGCAGGGTGATGTAACAAGAATAGTATCAATGAATAATAAGGAGAGAAGAAATCTTATTGATGAATTAGCAGGAGTCGCACTTTTTGATACAAGAATAGAACAAACTAATGCAAAATTAAATGATGTTTTTGAAAAACAAGAAAGGTGTGAAATTTTAGAAAATGAATTGCAATCTAGTAAAAATAAGCTTGAAAAAGAATGTGAAAAGGCTAAGCGATATAAAGAGTTAAAGGCAAAGCTGCTTCAAATAAGGGAATTAGAGAAAGTTCTTATTTTTGATAAACAAGTGAAGCATGTTGAATCTATACAGAACAAAGAAACTGAAATTGAAAAAAATAAAATATTATTTAATAAACAAAAAAAATCTATTAATGAAGAAATATCAGTCTTAGAAGGAGCTTTGAAAATTTTGGTCGCTGAGCTTAAGGAGAAAGGAGAGGATACTTTGATAAAAGTGAATTCTGATATTGGAAGTATTAATTCTAGCTTGAGAGAACTAGATAGGATATCAAGTTTGAATAAAGAAGAGGGTATTAAATTACAAAAGCAGAGAGATGAAATTGAAATATCTAAGAGGAATATCGAGTCAGAAAAGATAAAACAAGAAAATTTTGATGATAATTTTTTAAATAAATTGAACTTGCAAATTGATGATTTAACTTTAAAACAGAAATTATCCAGAAAAAAACTTTCTGATGCAGCGGGAGAATCTGGGGAATTCTCAAAACAAAGTATCAAATTAAATGCTGAGCTTGAAAGTATACAAAATATAATCAATCCTTTGGAAGTGAAAAAAAGGAAAGTTGAAGAAGAAACTATTCAAAATAATATTCAAAAAGATGAAATATCTTCTCAGATTGATAATTTGGCTTTAGAAAAGCAGAAACTTTTAGAGAGAAATCAAAGAAAAAAAGATACATACGACATAAAAAATAATAACTTGGCAAGTAACAGCTCGGAAATTAATTCTTTAAAAAATGAAATTGATTTATTAAATAAAACTAAATTAAGGCTAAGCAACGAGCAATTAAGGCTTGAAAAGGATTTATCTCGATTTGAAAGTAGAAAAGAAGCTTTAAATGAATCCAGAGGTTCATATGCTCTCAGAATTCTTTTAGAATCAGGGTTGGAGGGTATACATGGATATGTAGCTCAACTTGGAGAGGTCAGTGAGAAAAATAGATATGCATTAGAAATTGCTGCAGGAAATAGACTCGGACAAATTGTTGTTGATAATGATCATATTGCTGCTAAAGCAATTGAAATTCTTAAAAAGAAGAAGGCAGGAAGATTAACTTTTTTACCCTTAAATAGAATCAAAAGTCAAAAGAAGAATTATGCAATTTCAAGATTTGACAATAATAGAGAACCTGGATTTATTGATAAAGCTATTAATTTAATTACTTTTGATGCAGTTTATTCAGATGTTTTTAGATATGTTTTTGGAGAGACGTTGGTTTTTTCAGACTTAGCCTCAGCTAGGTTATCTAAACAAAAAATTAGGTTAGTTACTTTAGGTGGTGAAGTATTAGAAGCAAGTGGTGCAATTACAGGAGGTAGTAAGCTAAATAAAGATTTAGTTTATAGATTTGGAATTAATAATGATATTGATGATTCTAGACCCATAAAAGAAAGATTATTTGTTATTGAAGAAGCTTTAAAAGAGTCAAATAATGATTTGAGTATAAAAACCAATAGACTCAGTCAATTAAATTCTAACCGCAGTCAAATAATTGAGGGTTGTGCTTCATTTAATAAAGAAATTGAAGTAAATAAAAACTCTCTTGATGTTGTAATGCAAAGAATTGATGATTCTAAATCGAGATTAAATAAACTTGATAGTGCTAATAATTTCTTAGTTGAAGAGTTAGATCGTTTAAGAAATAAATTGAAACCTTATCAAGATAAGTTTGATCAATTGCAAATCCTTCTTAAAGAGAATTATGAAAAAAATCAAAAATCATCACTAATAGCTTTAAATAATGAGTTTAATAATTTTGATACAAAACTTGAATTACTTATGAAGGAGAGAGATACATTATTAGATAAGAAGAATCAATTTGCTTTAAATAAAGAACGTATCAATAATTCATTAAAAATTACATTATTACAAGAAAAAAACTTGCAGGGATCTATCACAGAACTTGCAACTGCTCATAGTGCATGGATCAAAAAAAGAGATAAGTTTAAAAAAGAGCTTTTAGTTCTCGATAATCAAAAAAATTCACTAGAGAAGGATTTAGGTTTATTGAGAAGGAAAAGAGATGAATTAAACTCTTCAATTTCAAATAAAAGGCAAGAATATAATAACTATCTATTAAAACTGGAATACCTTGAAAGAGATATGGATTCTCTTAAAGAAGAGATGAGGAGCGAGAAAATAAAATTAGAAAATTATAAAAAAGATCTCCCGAATCCTTCCCCGGAGTTTGGAGAATATGAAGGGAAGAGTCTTGAATCTTTGCAGTCAGAAATCTCGATTATAAATGCAAAATTACAAAGCTTAGAACCTGTAAATATGTTGGCTCTTGATGAATTAGAAGAATTAATTGAGAGATTAAATGGTTTACGGGAAAAATTAGAAATTCTATCTAATGAAAGATCTGAATTATTGCTGAGAATAGAGACTGTATCAACTATGCGTCAAGAGGCTTTTATGCAAGCATTTGTAGAAGTTGATAAACACTTTAAAGAAATTTTTGCCAATTTATCTGATGGAGATGGTTTTCTTCAGCTTGAAAATCCTAATTCACCTTTGGAAGGAGGCTTAACTTTAGTGGCTCATCCTAAGGGCAAAAATGTCAGAAGATTAGCCTCTATGTCTGGTGGTGAAAAATCATTAACTGCTTTAAGTTTTTTATTTGCTTTGCAAAAGTATAAACCTTCACCTTTTTATGCATTAGATGAGGTTGATAGTTTTTTAGATGGTATAAATGTTGAAAGGTTATCAAAATTAATATCTAATCAGTCATCAAATGCTCAATTTATAGTCGTAAGTCATAGAAGGCCTATGATAAGTGCGTCTGAAAGAACAATTGGTGTCGCGCAAGCAAGAGGTGCTAATACTCAAGTTATTGGGTTACCAAATGCTGCATAA
- a CDS encoding glycosyl transferase: protein MKKKSPAVVIVSNGPGELSTWVRPVVDELNQINKSLCYEDKLDFSLRLVLVPCPNATGKEFTVANSWNKFELITKSNSFWKLLMKPCSFANWPKKGIVIFLGGDQFWSILLAKRLGYLNITYAEWVARWPQWTNKIAAMNKKVKDLIPKRYKSKCHIIGDLMADIKLNSEISLKDKEKRYVALLPGSKKAKLSIGIPFFLEIADHIAKINQNINFIIPIAPTTNKSEYLFFQSERNPIAKYYSSKIKTIKSIKDSSFDYVIETSQNTKIYLIKKHPCYEILKECDLAITTVGANTAELAAISLPMLVVLPTQHLNMMNAWDGIFGVIGKISFINRFLTFIVKYFYFKKKKFFAWPNIKSKKIIVPERIGNISPKEIAREVLCLIKNKDQLKSIRENLLKERGNKGASEKLADIIFDLIKNLY from the coding sequence ATGAAAAAAAAATCACCTGCAGTAGTTATAGTTTCAAATGGGCCTGGTGAATTATCTACATGGGTAAGACCTGTAGTGGATGAACTTAACCAAATAAATAAATCTCTATGTTATGAGGATAAACTAGATTTCTCTCTTAGGTTAGTACTGGTTCCTTGCCCAAATGCCACTGGTAAAGAATTTACAGTTGCAAATTCATGGAATAAATTCGAATTAATTACAAAATCAAACAGTTTTTGGAAATTATTAATGAAGCCATGTTCTTTTGCAAATTGGCCAAAAAAAGGAATAGTAATTTTCCTTGGTGGGGATCAATTTTGGAGTATTTTACTAGCTAAAAGATTAGGTTATCTAAATATCACATATGCTGAATGGGTTGCAAGATGGCCTCAATGGACAAACAAAATTGCAGCTATGAATAAAAAAGTAAAAGATTTGATTCCTAAAAGATATAAAAGTAAATGTCACATAATAGGCGATTTGATGGCAGATATAAAGTTAAATAGTGAAATATCATTAAAAGATAAAGAAAAACGTTATGTTGCCCTGTTGCCTGGTTCAAAAAAAGCCAAGCTCTCTATTGGAATTCCTTTCTTCTTAGAAATAGCAGATCATATCGCGAAAATAAATCAAAATATAAATTTTATAATCCCAATTGCCCCAACCACCAATAAAAGTGAATATTTATTCTTTCAAAGTGAGAGAAATCCTATTGCAAAATATTACTCATCAAAAATTAAAACAATTAAAAGCATCAAAGATTCCAGTTTTGATTATGTAATTGAGACATCACAAAATACAAAAATTTATCTAATAAAGAAACATCCTTGTTATGAAATATTAAAAGAATGTGATCTAGCCATTACAACTGTGGGTGCAAATACTGCAGAATTAGCAGCAATTTCTCTTCCAATGTTAGTTGTTCTACCAACTCAACATTTAAATATGATGAATGCCTGGGATGGTATTTTTGGAGTAATTGGAAAAATTTCATTCATAAATAGATTTCTAACATTTATAGTTAAATATTTCTATTTTAAAAAAAAGAAGTTTTTTGCTTGGCCAAATATTAAATCAAAAAAAATTATTGTCCCAGAAAGAATAGGAAATATTTCGCCCAAAGAAATTGCAAGAGAAGTATTATGTCTTATTAAAAATAAAGATCAATTGAAAAGTATTAGAGAAAATTTACTGAAAGAAAGAGGTAATAAAGGTGCTTCAGAAAAACTTGCTGATATAATTTTTGATTTAATAAAAAACCTTTATTAA
- a CDS encoding DUF883 C-terminal domain-containing protein — translation METYHPPKEVEENVDNSELPEQEVISEKWLLEKIDSLIPLIKEKWPTIAQQTLEATKGSIDDLVEVIAGQTGTSAIGIKGQLFEIIDSIRENNWEISEKIEPIESQLEELLEELNQTLRPKIESPIRKKPILSIAIAAGIGLLIGTLLNSGRK, via the coding sequence ATGGAGACTTACCATCCTCCCAAAGAAGTAGAAGAAAACGTAGATAACTCTGAACTTCCTGAGCAAGAAGTTATCTCTGAGAAATGGTTACTTGAAAAAATTGATAGTTTAATACCTTTAATCAAAGAAAAATGGCCTACCATTGCTCAGCAAACCCTTGAAGCCACAAAAGGAAGTATTGATGATTTAGTTGAAGTAATAGCAGGCCAAACTGGAACCTCTGCAATTGGAATAAAGGGCCAACTATTTGAAATCATTGATTCAATCCGAGAAAACAATTGGGAAATCTCAGAGAAAATTGAACCTATCGAAAGTCAATTAGAAGAGTTATTAGAGGAACTTAACCAGACACTAAGACCAAAAATAGAAAGTCCAATTAGAAAAAAACCAATTTTATCTATTGCGATTGCCGCAGGTATTGGTTTACTAATAGGCACTCTCCTCAACAGTGGTAGAAAATAA
- a CDS encoding YadA C-terminal domain-containing protein, translated as MLKTLKKIFTSLFSSTLLITPLSSLAGEVSTATSDLGYFVSSENTGSETQVHLYKLAADGAASIIISNIFPDSTTNSFSATDYTVDQQKGKIYFLEPPRSGNAQRRIRIFDMDTNAFEGFTNITNLPGSGSPMFIDIPVKMENLADKKCNTTSASCGATDTKFISLGGSGTDELLRIDDDGISTGGTNSATLVKNNSDGSVQIGADGNDVDVVADGLNIDGQAIFTKNSDGSIQIGADGNDIDITAEGLSIDGNPMITKQADGNIHIGKNSLITPEDYSTLSDGTKVHHLWAEDDSNNKIPINIYGSKLLIDGVEVIAGDSAQVTTNKNNISTNTSNISSNTSNIKNLGEGVAGSTALTAALTALPQTSKESKLSCGVGTGAYSSRYALGFGCASKVNARVDINAGGSYVFGGSKSYGEGTLDNGVIKAGFVFKLGELKKSTQISMKEKEELKQEISDLKANNINIIVQNKALLARLERLEKVALGKSKSQDLATIKLP; from the coding sequence ATGCTAAAAACACTAAAGAAAATATTCACTTCGTTATTCAGTTCGACTTTATTAATAACACCCTTATCTTCCTTAGCTGGAGAAGTTTCAACTGCTACATCAGACTTAGGATATTTTGTTTCCTCAGAAAATACAGGTAGCGAAACTCAAGTCCACCTTTATAAATTAGCCGCTGACGGCGCAGCTAGTATTATCATATCCAATATATTTCCTGACTCTACAACAAACTCTTTTAGTGCAACGGACTATACTGTTGATCAACAAAAAGGGAAGATTTATTTTTTAGAGCCACCAAGAAGTGGAAATGCACAAAGAAGAATTAGGATATTTGATATGGATACGAATGCTTTCGAAGGATTTACAAATATCACCAATCTTCCTGGTTCTGGAAGTCCAATGTTTATTGATATACCTGTAAAGATGGAAAATCTTGCAGATAAAAAATGTAATACAACTAGTGCTTCTTGTGGTGCAACTGATACTAAATTCATCTCACTTGGTGGATCTGGTACAGATGAACTCTTAAGAATAGATGATGATGGAATAAGCACAGGGGGAACTAATAGTGCAACTTTGGTAAAAAATAATAGTGATGGTTCAGTTCAAATTGGTGCTGATGGGAATGATGTTGATGTAGTAGCAGACGGATTAAATATAGATGGTCAAGCAATTTTTACTAAAAATTCTGATGGATCAATCCAAATAGGTGCTGATGGAAATGATATTGACATTACTGCTGAAGGATTAAGCATAGATGGTAATCCAATGATTACTAAACAAGCAGATGGGAATATTCATATTGGTAAAAACTCTTTAATTACTCCTGAAGATTATTCAACACTTAGTGATGGGACAAAAGTTCATCATTTATGGGCAGAAGATGATAGTAATAACAAAATTCCAATAAACATTTATGGTAGTAAGTTATTAATTGATGGTGTAGAAGTAATAGCAGGGGATAGCGCACAAGTAACAACAAATAAAAATAATATCTCTACTAATACTTCCAATATTTCTTCTAATACTTCGAACATCAAAAATCTCGGAGAAGGTGTAGCGGGTTCAACAGCACTTACAGCAGCACTAACCGCACTTCCTCAAACATCAAAAGAATCCAAACTAAGTTGTGGCGTTGGAACTGGTGCTTATAGCAGTAGGTATGCTTTAGGTTTTGGTTGTGCTTCTAAAGTAAATGCAAGAGTTGATATAAATGCTGGAGGATCATATGTTTTTGGTGGTTCAAAATCCTATGGAGAAGGCACCTTAGATAATGGGGTTATTAAAGCGGGATTTGTTTTTAAACTAGGTGAATTAAAAAAATCAACTCAAATCAGTATGAAAGAAAAAGAAGAATTGAAGCAAGAAATAAGTGATCTAAAAGCAAACAATATAAACATTATTGTTCAAAATAAAGCACTTTTAGCAAGACTAGAACGACTAGAAAAAGTAGCACTTGGCAAGTCTAAATCTCAAGATTTAGCAACCATAAAACTTCCATAA
- a CDS encoding THUMP domain-containing class I SAM-dependent RNA methyltransferase → MNIVASAPEGLEKYLAEEISNLGGFKINTYKRFINFECDYATFYRVHFYSRLAFRFYREIASFKCYDKQSLYEGVRDSFDWLDWLHYEKKFNVQVTGRTSSLSHTHFTALEVKNSITDLQQAAWNKRSNISLDNPDFIIHLHLNNNKAILSLQSSVESLHKRGYRPAVGNAPLKENLASGLINMTQWNGKVPLIDMMCGSGTFLIEAVNQFLEVPINIDQVYLFENWLDFRKDIYLDEKNKAKNKIINYKKLPKIIGCEINKKVFDQAKVNTSLAGLENYIELINKDFFELQLKYTPGIIISNPPYGKKLGNENELIFLYEQMGIFLKKNFSGWEFWLLSGNPKLTKYLKMKSSFKIPVSNGGIDCRWIKYLIR, encoded by the coding sequence ATGAATATAGTTGCATCTGCTCCAGAAGGACTAGAGAAATATTTAGCTGAAGAAATTTCAAATTTAGGTGGATTTAAGATTAATACATATAAAAGATTTATTAATTTTGAATGTGATTATGCCACTTTTTACAGAGTGCATTTCTATTCCAGATTAGCCTTTCGTTTTTATAGAGAAATTGCAAGTTTTAAATGCTATGACAAGCAGTCTTTATATGAGGGGGTGAGAGATTCATTTGATTGGTTAGATTGGTTGCACTATGAAAAAAAGTTTAATGTTCAAGTAACTGGGAGAACATCTTCTTTAAGTCATACACACTTTACTGCTCTTGAAGTTAAAAATTCCATAACTGATTTGCAACAGGCAGCTTGGAATAAAAGATCAAATATTTCTTTAGATAACCCTGATTTTATAATTCATCTTCATTTAAATAATAATAAAGCTATTCTCAGTCTTCAAAGTAGTGTGGAAAGCTTACACAAACGAGGTTATAGACCCGCAGTTGGAAATGCACCATTAAAAGAAAATTTAGCTTCTGGATTGATAAATATGACTCAATGGAATGGTAAAGTTCCTTTAATTGATATGATGTGCGGCTCAGGAACTTTTTTAATTGAGGCTGTTAATCAATTTCTTGAAGTCCCTATAAATATTGATCAAGTTTATCTTTTTGAGAATTGGTTGGACTTCAGGAAAGATATTTATCTTGATGAAAAAAATAAAGCAAAAAATAAAATTATAAATTATAAAAAATTACCAAAAATTATAGGTTGCGAAATTAATAAAAAGGTTTTTGACCAGGCTAAAGTAAACACATCATTGGCAGGTCTCGAAAATTATATTGAACTTATAAATAAAGACTTTTTCGAACTCCAATTAAAATATACACCTGGGATAATTATATCTAATCCTCCTTATGGCAAAAAATTGGGCAATGAAAATGAATTAATTTTTTTATATGAACAAATGGGAATCTTCCTAAAGAAGAACTTTTCAGGTTGGGAATTTTGGCTGCTTAGTGGAAATCCAAAACTAACAAAATATTTGAAAATGAAATCCTCATTTAAAATCCCTGTTAGCAATGGTGGTATTGATTGTAGATGGATAAAGTATTTAATAAGGTAA
- a CDS encoding PRC-barrel domain-containing protein gives MSLSKTSANKNRPNSVPSERLWLRSELMGTQVITTDTGRRLGVVGEVVVDIDRREVVALGLRDNPLTRFLPGLPKWMPLESIKQVGDVILVDSLDSLSSGFSPERYGKVINCQVITESGQLLGRVLGFSFDIETGDLISLVMGAVGVPLLGEGVLSTWEIPVEEIVSSGTDRIIVYEGAEEKLNQLSSGLLEKLGVGGSSWDEREANGYAANLVPVENQLLSGSDLEQQNNLVEEYEEEVVEQDDYEDELEYVEIKSSSEEINNRKKLYMENDYSGQIDNQTIVNQIDEEKNIDFTQKQKSNTNLASKRPIQNAIETLDIEPLEEKTLVKDNKKSEKFEIDDPW, from the coding sequence ATGAGCTTGTCTAAAACCTCTGCAAATAAGAATCGGCCAAATTCTGTTCCTAGTGAACGGTTATGGTTAAGGTCAGAATTGATGGGAACACAAGTTATAACTACTGATACTGGGAGGCGTTTAGGTGTAGTTGGCGAAGTTGTTGTTGATATTGACAGAAGAGAGGTGGTGGCTTTGGGGCTTCGAGATAATCCACTTACAAGATTTCTACCAGGCTTACCAAAATGGATGCCTTTAGAAAGTATAAAGCAAGTTGGAGATGTCATATTAGTCGACTCCCTAGATTCGTTGAGTTCAGGTTTTTCTCCCGAAAGATATGGAAAGGTAATTAATTGTCAAGTGATTACAGAATCTGGACAACTTTTAGGTAGAGTGCTTGGGTTTTCTTTTGATATTGAGACTGGGGATTTGATTTCTCTTGTCATGGGTGCAGTTGGCGTGCCCCTTTTAGGTGAGGGAGTTTTAAGTACTTGGGAAATTCCTGTTGAGGAAATAGTAAGTAGTGGTACTGATAGGATTATTGTTTATGAAGGTGCAGAAGAGAAATTAAATCAATTAAGTAGTGGACTACTTGAGAAACTTGGAGTAGGAGGTTCTTCATGGGATGAAAGGGAAGCAAATGGATACGCAGCAAATCTTGTACCAGTTGAGAATCAGTTACTGTCTGGTTCGGATTTAGAACAACAAAATAATTTAGTTGAGGAATATGAAGAAGAAGTTGTTGAACAAGATGATTATGAAGATGAACTTGAATATGTTGAAATAAAGAGTTCTTCAGAAGAAATCAATAATAGAAAAAAGCTTTATATGGAGAATGATTACTCTGGTCAGATCGACAATCAAACAATTGTTAATCAAATAGATGAAGAAAAAAATATTGATTTTACACAAAAGCAAAAATCAAATACTAATTTGGCATCTAAAAGACCAATTCAAAATGCAATAGAAACTTTAGATATTGAACCATTGGAAGAAAAAACTTTAGTGAAAGATAATAAAAAATCAGAAAAATTTGAAATCGACGATCCTTGGTAA
- a CDS encoding ParA family protein, translating into MFITVCGQKGGVAKTCTSIHLASVWHSEGKKVCIVDADKNRSALAYSSRGNLPFPVFPVSSAAKASRSSEIVITDGQASSDQEELKHLAYGSDLVILPTTAKARSVELTVELANLLSELKVNHAVVIVKVDFRQQKAAQQAKAALENFGLYVFDKFIPLLSAFDKAEASGNAVFEAVDDIGRSDPRRMTGWSAYCSIASQIPCLISKPSSDANNNQQPISA; encoded by the coding sequence TTGTTTATTACTGTTTGCGGACAAAAAGGAGGAGTGGCCAAGACCTGCACAAGTATTCACCTTGCTAGTGTTTGGCATTCTGAAGGTAAAAAAGTTTGCATCGTCGATGCTGATAAAAATAGATCAGCATTAGCATACTCATCAAGAGGTAACCTCCCATTTCCAGTCTTCCCAGTTAGCTCAGCTGCTAAAGCATCAAGATCATCAGAAATCGTAATAACTGATGGACAAGCTAGCAGTGATCAAGAAGAACTAAAACACTTAGCTTATGGTTCAGATTTAGTAATCTTACCTACCACTGCGAAAGCAAGATCAGTAGAGTTAACTGTTGAACTAGCAAATTTATTAAGCGAATTAAAAGTTAACCATGCAGTAGTGATAGTAAAAGTTGATTTTAGACAGCAAAAAGCAGCACAACAAGCTAAAGCAGCTCTAGAGAATTTTGGTTTATATGTTTTTGATAAATTTATACCCTTACTTTCAGCATTCGATAAAGCAGAAGCTTCGGGTAATGCTGTATTTGAAGCTGTAGACGATATAGGTAGATCAGATCCTCGTCGAATGACGGGCTGGTCTGCTTATTGTTCAATTGCCTCACAAATTCCATGCCTGATTTCGAAGCCCTCATCCGACGCCAACAACAACCAACAACCAATCAGCGCTTAA